From the genome of Denticeps clupeoides chromosome 17, fDenClu1.1, whole genome shotgun sequence:
tggaaaaagcatgagaaaggagAGGTAACCCAAATTCCAGATtaaaccgtctgagctgccgctctctgaacggcagaATGgacaaagcactctttacacccatcaccatttctagccactgcaggaccatagacaggctgggggaactcgtattgttaaataatctcacaaagtgaaattttcctgagaggggacctttaatacattaatatcaTGCCCAGAATTCATGTTCAATCGAAAGCCTATATGACGTAAGATTTTTTCCCTCTTCATCCAGTGGAGAGTGTTGAAGTCCAAACCCCCAACATCAGCCTTGAGACTGAGTCTATGGAACAACCTGAGCAGTCTTCACAAGCCCAATCGCAGGACTGGCCTCCACAGGACATCTCTTCTGTCTCCAGTACTACAGCCCCCCAAGGTAAACTCCTCCATGCACTGTAACCAGTGGAATTTACTGTGTTGTGATGCTGTGAGGCAGGAACGTTGAAAGTGTgaacagtgtgtatgtgtaattaTGTGGAACTTGGGATGAATAATGAAGTTGAAGCAGTGGGTACCTCACTGTTCGCTAGGATGCTGAACTATAAGTAAATAAACGAAACTGGTGTTGTGGTCATTTGAGAAAGCTAAGCTAATGACGTCAACGGGGGATGTGTAGTTGGTGTAAGTGATGTGTGCAGAAAATGGACATAACCCAAGATAAGCCCATAATACATTGACAACATCCACCATACAGTTATAAAGTGCCCACACTTTTTACCGGTGCACGATATATAACTTTAGTCAACTGAAGTGACACACCATAGCACAGTTTAATAAACAGATCTGAACCACTTTCAGTGTAGACATTTTTCTACTGCATGGTGACTGTTGAACAGTTGTGTGCAGGTAAAGGTGTCTGATATGACATGTGGTACAGCATCTGCCTTCTGCTTCTTTAAACAGCCCTGACATTTATTGTATTACCTGGTGATGTAATCTAATTTTCCCACGTCTTTACAGACACTCATTTCCTTTAGCCATCCTGAACTGCCTGATCCACCTACAGCACCAGGTCTTCAGAAGGAAAGCTCTGTCTCTGACACTTACTGTTAATGCTGGTGCTTGGCTAATTGTCCTCTGTTTTGCTGTCCTGCTTATTTCTCTGTGTCTCTTCGTCCCTGTTCCTTCAGGAGATGGCTCAGAATATGCCCCTGGGGAAGATGCTCTGTCTCGGATACGCCGGCTGATCGCAGAGGGTGGGATGACCGCTGTGGTGCAGAGGGAGCAGAGCACCACCATGGCCTCTATGGGAGGCTTTGGGAACAACATTATTGTCAGTCACCGCATCCATCGGGGCTCCCAGACTGGGGCTGCTATCTTGGCCTCCAGCCACTCAGCTCAACCCCTTACTCAGATCCAGCCATCCCAGCGACTACCAGAAAACCCATTTCAAATTGCCCCAGACAGCACAGTCTCTCCCCAGCACCAGCCCTCGGACTCAGCTACAGGAGAACCACAGGCCAGGGCAGTAGTAGGGGTCCATCCAGAGGATGCTGTTGAGGAAGATCTCATGGCCATGCCACAGCCACACTCTTCCTCACACCACAGCTTCCTCTCCAATcgtaacaacaataacaacagcagcagcggaAGTGGAAATTACCCTGGCAACCAGTACAGTAGATAGTCACCATCTTTACCAAGACAACAGAGCTTTTACGGCCAAACGGCTGTGAACACTAAGCCTTGACTGCAGACTCACTGTAATAAACGCTACCTGTTCTTTGGCCTTATTTGGTAAAAGAATCTCATGTCTCACGGCTTCTCCCTCATAAAACCCGGAATCATGCTTCAACCAATAGGAACTCGTCTGTCATCAAACTAACTTAAGTTGCACTTAATGGGAGAGACACTGCCTCTCAGAGCCTCAAATGATCTATCATTCCATGTCATTAAAGGGCTTTACTTGAATAACTCTGATACCGGGgtgcatacacagacacatacttGAGCAGTggtgccattaaaaaaaaaaaaaaaatatatatatatatatatatacacacacacacacacacacacacacatacacacacttcattttCAGCTGAAAGATGGGTCCTATTTGGCAGAGAGAGAtttgtgttatttaatttatttagttttacatttttatcttattttattttttggtcaaACCTTCAAATCAAAGTTGAAGTCCCCCGCTTGATTTTAATTAGTTGGACAACAATTTGCCAGTGAGTTTTAAGTTtactagtgttttttttttttttttttttggaaccagTACCAGACAAACTGTATAAAAACAGGATCATGAGTGTAAGTTTATGATCTGAACTGCCAGCAGTAGGCATGCGCTGTGCTCCATTGTTCCTGTCCTGCTGTCCCGGCGTGTGAATCTGCCCACGAGCATGCAGCATCTGTCAGCATCTGTGGTCTTCTCGCGTCTGCCTGTGCGTGGGACCTTTACTATTTATGTTCTCTtgcgctctctcttttttcttttttttttttacttgaattaTGAATTTTAGCCCCCAGCTCAGAGAGAAACATGGTGAACAGGGACTACATCAGTGAGATAAACTCATCTGCAGCACACCCTCTGTAGAAGCACTGAACAGCCTGACTGAGAGTTAATACTGTatgctaatgtgtgtgtgtgtgtgtgtgtgtgtgtatgactgtatatTATGTGTGAACAACCGTTATGGGTAATTGTAGCATTTCTTTCAGAGTAGCTTGCACGCCCATGTGcagcattttgtgtttgtgttttgcttcTACAGAAGCTCtgattgtaaataaaaaaatgagacaatTAATGGATctgaggttttaaaaaaaaaaaaaaaaaaaaaaaaaagcttgaatGCCCAAACACTGACTTTTGTTAATTGTTTTATACTTTAAACAGTTAAGTTCTCAAGGGTCTTCTGCACATTGGTTACTTAATATACTATGTATCTGTTGCATAATCTGATTATTACTAAGGTGGTTTTTTTCTAACTTACAAATGAAAAGGCTGCCTTAagtctcatttcttttttttttcatttcttagTAACATCACGTGGTGACCATTAAACATAACTTTATCATGGtatgaaaattttattaaatttcacTGAACATTTTAGCTGAATCTGGCTTTTGATTGCCTCATTTGAAATGACCAGAACTGGAGTGACTAGAGTTCAGTTTGATTGTGAAGGGCATTCGGGTCTGGCCTCGTTGTGCACATTAGTGTGTACGTGGTTAGATCTTGGCCGGTGTGTATGCAGGCCTTTATGGATTTGGACCTGAAGGTTTTACGCGGCCACAGTACTGTCCATTTGAGCCAATTTACGTGGCATAGACAGGTATAGCAATATGGCACTTATGAGGACCCTTATTAGTTCAAAAAAAGACTGAAGCTGTCCtgtcaaacaaataaatgtctttTGTGTTCGTTATCCTGCAAATCTGACGTTGCGGTGATGCAGCCTTGACCTGTATATGAAAGCCAAGCTGTAATGCAACCCTTTTGTAGCCTAGCCCATCTGTGCCCACTTGGATTCATTTATCCATAACCAGACATAATGGTGtcactgtgtttttgtttaatgtgttacCAGAGTGGTTTGATTTTGTAATGTGCAGGCAGACTGAACTGTGATAAGACCATGTAAGCAGACGATTATGCCTTTTTCAGTTGAAGCGTAAAATGTCAGTGAGATTGTGGTACTACGACTAGCCCCTGTCCGTGGCATTGCAATGTTGGTACAGAGCGTAAAAAGTTATTAATCTTTGGGTTTCTCCGTTGCTTTTTACTGGAGAGAATAGTATACTATGGTTTAgtgtttgtattttatattttagtgaGAAAACTGTTGAAAATCAAACAAAGTGCAATGGGACACCAAAGATCCAGTGTTTATTGAAAAAGAGGTTAATAAAGTGAATGACAGTATGTTGATAAGCTTGTGTTCTGCTTGATTCTGTTGCCCTGATGTATGTCTTCTTTGTTCTTTAATACAGAACTGATTAGGATGGGTGCTGGCTGTGAGGTGGAGAAGCTTGGTACGCAACGATTATGTGCCCTAAAATTATTAACCTTAACCCTTCATGAAGTCATGTATCTTTGATCTGTGTTCATAATACTGTTCTCTGGATGTTTTGTCCGGCTTTAGATATTGTCATGAAAGGTATACTGAAAAACAATCAGTAAATGTTACTTCCAATATACATGCAAGCTGATAACCACTACAGCACCACAAAATGTACTGTACTATTATTCAGTATTACTGTAAGTTGCTAATTATAGCAACTGgaacaattatttaaaataaaaccatgtaAGAAAATTTCCAGTTGCTTGTAAATGAAACTGTTTGAGGAACCCCTGCTAGAATAGTAGGTTTctactttttgttttatggtGTGTAATGATACTctattctgattggctggtagtTGCATCGCATCTGAATAATTGAAAGGTCGCGCCGGGAATGTTTAATTTGCTTCTAGGAATTTATCTGGAAGTTATGTGCACAGTAATCTCAACAAGCGtaaaacaacacatttcattttgaaaactttAAGATCAAAGAGAGACAGATAATCCACTTTCACGTGTGTCTTTTAAAGAAGATGTACTTTTCCCCGAGTTCACATGCTGGTGCAGTTAGTTGTggtgttgcatttttaaaaattcctgGACTCAGTTAAAAGTGATAAATACAGCTGAGTACCTGACTAGTTAGTGGCATAGCCTCATAACAACACCACCCCCGTTTCTACCTTGGAAGGGAAATCGAACGTTTTtggtatttttgtgtgtttattagcAGGCCACCTAGGTTCCTTCATTGCATAAACGGCATAAGACAGACAAACCCTCCCCCTTTTCATTCGTAAATAATAGTTTAGTGCAATAAACACCACTTTAAAGAACACTACTTTAGATAGAATGCATATCAATTCATGGAACTTAACTGGTCCCATTAGATGAGCTATAAATCTCCCCAATTAAATTACTGAGCACTGAGCTCATGATCCCGCCGTATTTCTGCCTCCCAACCCTGAGATCTCAGACAGAGGGGAATTTCTCTCCCGCCCGAGCGACACTGTAATATTCCGTCCACAGAATAATGGATATAGGAAAAGGATCATTACGTGTGCGTATCTATCCGTGAGCCTCATGgatagtttttctttttgtctgcaCGTTAAAAAGCCAAATCGGAAATGGTACGTTTCCTATTTCTCTAATAATTTACTATTATTTTAATTGGATACTTGTTAAGTAGTCAAAATGTTAAGTATTTCTTGTATTGCCTTGTAACAATATAACCTGCTTCATCAGTTTTTACATTGCAAATAAATACTAATGGAAATGCAATGATGAATGCAAACATTAACTTATTCTTACTTATTAATCTTCAGTGATATTTATAATGGATGACTAGTTATTATTATATCTTGCCATGTTTTTTCATCCTCAGGCTCATTTTCCAAACCCTGTGTCAGAGTTGAATGGGACTGTCCCATTGACCAATGACTCCTGCGGGGTAATAGGAAGACCCCGGTGTCCACACAGGACTACGGAGATGCTCATCATAGTTTTTGTTAGTGGCGCTCTCAGCTTTGTGACGGCTGCCGGCAACATGCTAGTCATGATCTCCATCCGAGTCAACCGCCGCCTCCAGACAGTGAACAACTATTTCCTCTTCAGCTTAGCTTGTGCTGACCTGATAATTGGCGTTTTTTCCATGAACCTGTACACGGTTTACAAAGTTAAGGGCTACTGGCCACTGGGTGTCGTGGTGTGTGACTTGTGGCTGGTAGTGGATTATGTGGTCAGCAATGCCTCAAACATGAACCTTCTGATCATCAGTTTGGATCGTTATCTCTGCGTAACGCGACCTTTGACCTACCCTGCCCGACGAACTCCAAAATTCGCTGGACTTATGATCTCGGCAGGCTGGCTCTTGTCCCTGCTTCTTTGGCTACCGGCTATTTTGACGTGGCAGCACAGTGAGGGTAGGCGCGCGGTGCGGACGGGGGAGTGTTACATTCAGCTCCTCTCCAGCCCTGCTGTCACGTTGGTTACCGCCCTCACGTCGTTCTACCTCCCTGTGATCGCCATGACCGTTCTTTACGCCCGGATCGCGCTGGCCAGCCATAGACGCCTGTCCAGGCTTAACTCCGTCTGTGAGAGTCAGGCAGACTCTTCCTCTGCTAATATAAATCCTTTACCTGTCCCAAACAGACAGGAAGATTTTCTAAATGCCAACTGCACCATCCACACGAATGTGGAGAAAGGCCCGCCTGCCAGTAAAGACGGTAATTTCAGCCCAAGTCAGGCCATCAGCGATGCTTCTGCAAAGGATCCATGTTCCATTTCCTTAGCAGTAAGACCCAACATGAACCTTTCCACCAAATACTTTGGCAAAGGCAGATGTCCTATTTCTGAAATCATCAGACCATTCTGGACAAATGAGCCGGGCTCTGTTCCTGCACATGACCTCAGTCCAGCTGCTCAGTTGAACAGGAGGAGGCCTTGGGCTgctagagagagaaaaatgaccCAGATCATCCTGGCTGTCCTGCTTGCATTCATTATAACAGGCACTCCGTACCATGTCATGGTGCTGATTGGGACCTTCTGCCACTCCTGCATTCCTGACACTATCTGGACTGTCGGATACTGGCTGTGCTACGTTAACAGCACCATCAACCCTGCCTGCTATGCGCTCTGTAATGTGACGTTCAAAAAGACCTTCAAAAAACTCCTGCTTTGTCAGTATAAGAACATTAgttctaaataaatgaataaaaactaaaatactcTGATGTTTTTGTGGCTGCTGATGGCTTGTTATATTTGTGGCGGAgtacaataaaaatgattaccctgtacatttttttggaaatgtccCCCTGGAATACACTGGACTTCTGTCATGAATGGGGAACAGGAGGATGCAAGTGAAAAGGGGTCTTTGTTCAGACTAAACAGGATAAAACTGAAACACCAGGACCTGGCGCAGATATTTTGAGGGGCGTCTGatcaaaaaatacatcaaaaataCAGCATTTGTTTTGAGGTCGGGGAGTTAATATTTATGACATCACATAGAATCCCAGATTTTGGAAAAATGATGCTGGAAATAGGTATGGTGTCCACTCCCCTGCCTTCCATACCTTTAAGTCAGCCTGTTCatctgtaatataaaaaaatgtgtgtgtgtagtattctTTGTGATGACATCCTTACAAATGCATCAGGTATATGGATATGTGTACATAGAATAATGATCATGTAATTCTTTTCTAGTTGTTAAAGCtggtaaatgtatatttgctTGAAGCGAGGTCATGGTGGGCTACTGCTGGAGGACTGAATTGATGTTTTAAAGGCTACAGTGACAAACGTGAGCGAGACTTACCTGTCTGTCAGCAATCAAACCAGGTCAAAGACATGACGCTGTTTCACAGGGCACTGGAACTCTTAACTGCATTAACTGTAATAGCTGAAAGTTGAAGGAGGGGCAGGGGCATGTGCAGAGTTGTAAAAATGCAATTTGTCAGGCATTACACATTTCTAATTGTCACCTGATGGCATGGGCCATTAAACATGTCAGAACATGCAGTCAGGGGCCTAAAGGGTGTCACATGGGGTCTGCAAACAAGTCCAAAAACCGACAGTGATAGAAGGGGAAATGGAATCGGTACTTTTAAATCAGTTATTATatgattaatatatatatattttatgactgGATATTGCCTAATGTATCTATACTCTGGTATTGATTCTGTAATCGctgtatttatctgtatatataagactatattgtatatttttattgtattatactGTTGTGTTTGACAGACACCATCAACCAGAATTCCTTGTACGTGTTCGCTCACATTCTTGGCCAATAATCATGTATCTGATGCCTTTTTATGGCAACTTGAAGAGGGGACAAGCGGACAAGAGGTTTGGTGATAAAGAACCTTTATCCAAGCCTTCAATCACTAAAGCAAAACGTGTTGTaattaaaaatacacttttatttgtgttattctaTTCACATCAACAGAACTAATTATTTGTCTCAATTTTATTGCATTGTACAGTACatttgcaaaatgtatttattccacAATGTGTCTCCTACTGCTTTAGAAATGTAAACCATGAGTCAGATAAAAATGAAGTAAATAGTCCAGTTTTGTCTCATTTGCATCCACAGACAGTACCCTCCCAAAAGGGAAGCATAACAAATACGTTTTTAGTAAAGTCAAATGTTACTGGGTTAAGACAATGTCCCGAGATCTTACAATTTATTCATGTCTGTTGAAAGAATTTCAAAAAAGCAAGTATGATATCcacagttaaaataaaatagcagAAATAATATTTTGTCTGGTGATGCTTTCTCATCTCCTGTTTCATGCTTCGGAAAGGATTGTACTGCTTTATACAGACAGGAGAAAAGGATTCACCCAACGCCACTTTTTAATTTTCTACCCCTTTAACCTTCTTTGATGTCTTGGGCTTGCTCTTTGGGGTGCAAGGTTTGGACACCTTGATCGTTGTCTGGCAGTCCAGGTTGAACAGAGCTTTCTTCAGAGTTCCAGACCGGCTCCTGGTGCCAGTGGCACTGTCACACTCTTCCCAGCGGCCAAATTTGTACTTGCAGTCCGctaaaaaaaaccaacagattTTCCAATTAGTAAatgtttccaaactttttttttttttatattaatgtgtATTCCTCTTACCACCAAAGTCCTTCTTCCAGTTGCATGGGACTTTGCACTTGTGCCTCTTGGTATGTTCATTGCAGGTGGCCTCTCGGACCCCAGGCCCGCAGTCTCCAGCACTGGGAACACACTTCCCAAACTTCCACTCTGTGCACTCTGTCCCCTTCTCTGTGCCAAAACACACCACGCACGTTAAAGCCAACCGGCGTCAGTGTCTCTGCATGTGCAAcctcaacatccacacacattaCAATCCCCTCACACTGACCTTTCTTGTTTCTGTTGGCACCCGCTGTCATCCCCAAAGCCACCAGCAGCACGGCGATTATCGAGATCACGCCTCGCATCCTGCCCAGACAAAAATAAGCCACCACGACAAAAATGACGTAACAAGAGGTAAAGCGGAACTCAACATCGCCGCCCGAGGCGCCTTCGGCATTGACGTGTGCGTGACTCCGGCGCCGAGCCCTGTAATTAGTCCGCGCTGCTCCAAGCCGAGCGGGTCTCGCCAGGTGTGCGGCTCTCAGCACATGCACGCCCCCCAGAAACACATCTGCGGCGCACGTAATTGCAGCCAGATACCGAGAAGAAGCGTCTCCGCTTTATTAGGAGGCAGCTTCAGGACGTGCTGCACTAAAGCGCCGTGCACGTTATGAAGAATGCATGACGGCACCATACGCCCCAGGAATTTCTCTCTTCCCTTTCGTCTCggctgagtgagagagagagcgagagattgCATCTTCGCCCGTGCTTTCTGTTAAAGAACCCCCCACATCCAGCCTGCAGCGCGGACCCCATTCTTCTCTCAGTCATAAATGTGCAGGGCTTTTGCTGGGTAACACTTTTGTCTGGCCAGAGCCGCTCTCAGCAGGCCTCTTCTCTGCGCTCCAGCCATGCGGAGGGTGAGGCCAAGCGCTCAAAAAGCCTTTAGCGCTCCGTCAAAGGAATACTGATTCATTGGCCCAAAACAAAGCCTGTTCTTGCCCGTTTTCGTTTCTTTTAAAGGACCTAACACAGATCCCATGCTGTGCATTGGGGGCAGGCACCTCTTCAGTATGGATGAATATAAACCTATTTGCATAAGAAGACAAAACCCTCTAAAGATGAGGAAAAGAAGTAGGATGCTCCCTTTGGTAAATATCAGggagtacatttttaaaacttcCTGATGAACCCGAGTTCATGGTTTCCTCGGAACAAGATTCAATAAAAAACTCGATCGAGGGTCC
Proteins encoded in this window:
- the chrm4b gene encoding muscarinic acetylcholine receptor M4; its protein translation is MLIIVFVSGALSFVTAAGNMLVMISIRVNRRLQTVNNYFLFSLACADLIIGVFSMNLYTVYKVKGYWPLGVVVCDLWLVVDYVVSNASNMNLLIISLDRYLCVTRPLTYPARRTPKFAGLMISAGWLLSLLLWLPAILTWQHSEGRRAVRTGECYIQLLSSPAVTLVTALTSFYLPVIAMTVLYARIALASHRRLSRLNSVCESQADSSSANINPLPVPNRQEDFLNANCTIHTNVEKGPPASKDGNFSPSQAISDASAKDPCSISLAVRPNMNLSTKYFGKGRCPISEIIRPFWTNEPGSVPAHDLSPAAQLNRRRPWAARERKMTQIILAVLLAFIITGTPYHVMVLIGTFCHSCIPDTIWTVGYWLCYVNSTINPACYALCNVTFKKTFKKLLLCQYKNISSK
- the mdkb gene encoding midkine b, producing MRGVISIIAVLLVALGMTAGANRNKKEKGTECTEWKFGKCVPSAGDCGPGVREATCNEHTKRHKCKVPCNWKKDFGADCKYKFGRWEECDSATGTRSRSGTLKKALFNLDCQTTIKVSKPCTPKSKPKTSKKVKGVEN